The following DNA comes from Anaerolineae bacterium.
CAGATTCACAAACAATTTATTGTGGATATTGCTAATGGAAGAAGCATGGATTTATCTATAGTGGAAGGGCTTGCCGACGGACGTATTTTTACCGGAGAGGAGGCAAAAAATCTTGGGCTGATTGACCGTCTTGGGAATCTCGAAGACGCAATAGAATGGGCCGGCCGCATGGGCGGGATTAAGGAAAAAATTTCTGCTGTTTATGCGCCGAAAAAGAAGTTTTCCATCCTGAAGTTTATTGCAGAGTCATCCGTTAAAGAGATTGCAAACATGATATCTAATCCATCATTGTATACAGGCTATCTTTATTCCCCTTCAAATTAAATGCCCGGCTGGTAACTGCAAAGCGGTTCTTCAGCCAGAAAGTCGTTGGTTGCTTCATAAGCTCTTGCTCTGCAACCTCCGCATACCTTTTTGAATTCACATTTTCCGCATTTGCCCTTCAAGTTATTAGCATCACGCAATAATTTAAAGGGTTCTGAATTCTTCCAGATATCTGCAAACGATGTTTTTGTAATATCTCCGCAATTAAGCTGGAGAAAACCGCACGGCTGCACAATCCCTTTGTGCGAAATAAAACAAAAGCCTGTACCCCCAAGACACCCCCTGGTAACGGCATCCAGGCCGTGAGTTTTTAATGTGACTGTCTTCCCCTCTTTTTTTGCCCTTTGCCTGAGTATGCGGTAATAATGGGGGGCGCATGTGGCTTTCAGTTGCAGAGGAGTTTTCTCCCTTTGATCATAAAACCAGTTCAGGGTGTGTTCATATTCTTTAGCGGTTATTTCCTGATCTATAATATATTTGCCGCGGCCTGTTGGAACCAGAAGAAAAATATGGTGGGCAACCGCGCCAAGGTTTACGGCAAGCTCCTGTATC
Coding sequences within:
- the ahbD gene encoding heme b synthase; the protein is MTKKLNHTSIPKPHQHAENKEAVLRLVAWETTRNCNLSCKHCRASATKGPYTGELDTQASIRLLDQIALLGEPIVILTGGEPLLRPDIFELASYGTDKGLRMVMAPNGTLVTKSNAKQMADSGIKRVSISIDGATKESHDSFRGVNGAFEGSLNGIELIKEAGVEFQINTTITKTNLDQIARIQELAVNLGAVAHHIFLLVPTGRGKYIIDQEITAKEYEHTLNWFYDQREKTPLQLKATCAPHYYRILRQRAKKEGKTVTLKTHGLDAVTRGCLGGTGFCFISHKGIVQPCGFLQLNCGDITKTSFADIWKNSEPFKLLRDANNLKGKCGKCEFKKVCGGCRARAYEATNDFLAEEPLCSYQPGI